Proteins found in one Patescibacteria group bacterium genomic segment:
- a CDS encoding cell division protein FtsW: MPRNPSHLDYALVGITVSLLVLGVLIISSVSASVSQERFGQTLYYLKHQVLLGILPGVILAIVFLKIPLNFLKKRVPVLFLINLGVLGMVFLPKIGVSLGGAARWINLGPISLQPTEFLKLTFILYLASWLSSKTEKVTLTKKSKKFSQTLVAFLIVMGLTSLLLIRQPDISTLGVIVLVGILIYFLAGTPLWHSILMILVMIAGLLVLIKIAPYRAERLSVFFNPEIDPMGMGYQIKQALITVGSGGITGLGLGMSKAGFLPRSMSDSIFAIFAEETGFIGSLILISLFLIFFWRGFKIAKEAQDKFSQLAALGISSWIIIQAFVNIGSMVGILPLTGIPLPFISYGGSHLISELIGVGVLLNISKHL; this comes from the coding sequence ATGCCAAGAAACCCTAGTCATTTAGATTATGCTTTAGTTGGGATAACAGTTTCGCTCTTAGTGTTAGGGGTCTTGATAATATCCAGTGTCTCAGCCTCTGTCTCTCAAGAAAGATTTGGTCAAACTCTTTATTATCTAAAACACCAGGTTCTTCTTGGAATTTTACCGGGGGTAATTTTAGCAATTGTTTTTTTGAAAATTCCTCTAAATTTTTTAAAAAAAAGGGTTCCGGTTTTGTTTTTAATTAATCTTGGGGTTTTGGGGATGGTTTTTTTACCTAAAATTGGAGTTTCTCTTGGGGGAGCAGCTAGATGGATAAATTTAGGACCTATTTCTCTACAACCAACAGAGTTTTTAAAACTTACTTTTATACTTTATTTAGCCAGCTGGTTAAGTAGTAAAACTGAGAAAGTAACTTTAACTAAAAAATCAAAAAAGTTTAGCCAAACTCTGGTCGCCTTTTTAATAGTAATGGGATTAACGAGTTTACTTTTAATCCGTCAACCAGATATTAGCACTTTGGGAGTAATTGTTTTGGTAGGAATACTAATTTATTTTTTAGCTGGTACGCCTCTTTGGCATAGCATTTTAATGATTTTGGTTATGATAGCTGGCTTATTGGTTTTAATAAAAATTGCTCCTTATCGAGCAGAGAGGCTTTCAGTTTTTTTTAACCCCGAAATTGACCCGATGGGAATGGGTTATCAAATAAAACAAGCCTTAATTACCGTAGGGTCAGGAGGAATAACAGGTCTTGGATTAGGAATGTCTAAAGCAGGCTTTTTGCCTCGCTCAATGTCAGATTCAATTTTTGCCATTTTTGCCGAAGAGACAGGATTTATAGGAAGTTTAATTCTAATTTCCCTTTTTTTGATTTTTTTCTGGCGAGGGTTTAAAATTGCAAAAGAGGCTCAAGATAAATTTTCTCAATTAGCTGCTTTAGGAATTAGCTCCTGGATTATCATTCAAGCCTTTGTTAATATTGGATCAATGGTAGGTATTCTGCCCTTAACTGGCATTCCTTTACCATTTATTAGTTACGGTGGATCACATTTAATTTCAGAACTCATCGGAGTAGGAGTACTATTAAATATATCAAAACATTTATGA
- a CDS encoding UDP-N-acetylglucosamine--N-acetylmuramyl-(pentapeptide) pyrophosphoryl-undecaprenol N-acetylglucosamine transferase encodes MKILFTGGGTGGHVFPIIAICRELRRIYPKKDLQLFYTGPKDEFGAILLSHEGIKVKTILAGKIRRYLGIKSFFLNFIDLFFKTPIGIIQAFFSNFFLNPDLIFSKGGFGSIPVVISGTILQIPIFLHESDISPGLANRSLSRFALEIFISFPRTEYFSPKRMILVGNPIRKEILEGEKEKAKEIFRLSYDRPIILILGGSQGAQRINDVILLILPEILKNFELIHQCGERNFKAVEAQVNAIISERSRKYYNLFPFLKEEELKQAYKVSDLIVSRAGSGSIFEIAALGKPSILIPLSEAAQNHQLKNAYCFAQNKACLVMEEINFTPHFFLERIKYLFSHPQEMEIMKSRAKEFSKPRAARIIAEYISEYLSQ; translated from the coding sequence ATGAAAATACTTTTCACTGGTGGAGGCACCGGTGGTCATGTTTTTCCAATAATTGCAATTTGTAGAGAACTAAGAAGAATTTATCCAAAGAAAGATCTCCAACTCTTTTATACGGGTCCAAAAGATGAATTTGGGGCAATTTTACTTTCCCATGAAGGAATAAAAGTTAAAACAATTTTGGCTGGGAAAATTAGAAGATACTTAGGAATAAAAAGTTTCTTTTTAAACTTTATTGATCTTTTCTTCAAAACTCCAATAGGAATTATTCAGGCATTTTTCTCCAACTTCTTTTTAAACCCTGACTTAATATTTAGCAAAGGGGGGTTTGGTTCAATTCCGGTAGTAATTTCTGGCACGATTTTGCAAATTCCAATTTTTTTACATGAATCAGATATTTCACCGGGCCTAGCTAATAGATCTTTAAGTAGATTTGCTCTAGAAATCTTTATCTCTTTTCCTAGAACCGAATATTTTTCTCCAAAAAGAATGATTTTGGTTGGCAATCCAATTAGAAAAGAAATTTTGGAAGGAGAAAAAGAGAAAGCAAAAGAGATTTTTAGATTAAGTTATGATCGACCTATAATTTTAATTTTGGGGGGTTCCCAGGGGGCTCAAAGAATCAACGATGTCATACTTTTGATTTTGCCAGAAATCCTTAAAAATTTTGAGTTAATTCATCAGTGTGGAGAGCGAAATTTTAAAGCGGTGGAAGCCCAGGTAAATGCTATAATTTCTGAGAGATCAAGAAAATACTATAATCTTTTCCCATTTTTGAAAGAGGAAGAATTAAAACAGGCTTACAAAGTTTCTGATTTAATTGTTAGTCGGGCAGGGTCAGGAAGTATTTTTGAGATTGCAGCTTTAGGTAAACCAAGCATTTTAATTCCCCTTTCTGAAGCTGCCCAGAATCATCAGTTAAAAAATGCCTATTGCTTCGCTCAAAATAAGGCCTGCCTTGTAATGGAGGAGATAAATTTCACTCCCCATTTTTTCTTAGAAAGAATAAAATATCTATTTTCTCATCCCCAGGAAATGGAGATTATGAAAAGCCGAGCCAAAGAGTTTTCTAAACCCCGAGCAGCTAGAATAATTGCTGAATATATTTCAGAATATTTAAGCCAATAA
- the murD gene encoding UDP-N-acetylmuramoyl-L-alanine--D-glutamate ligase has protein sequence MILNELKNKRVLILGFGREGIDNFRFLRKLFPKKVFGVGDRLKLSELSNRAKKVIKPDKKVKLHLGKNYLKSLKNYDLIIKSPGIPPKEILSFLKKGQKITSQTEIFFENCPGKIIGITGTKGKSTTASLIYQILKKGVASKKRTSPLGRGLKVHLVGNIGKPVLQLLFSATKKDVYVYELSSHQLLNLKKSPGFAVFLNLYPEHLDYYKDFKEYISAKANVTRYQTKKDYLIFNSRDKIVREIAKKSKAKKVPINTKSIEKIIKIKDIPLKGKFNLQNVAATIEIGKIFGISSRDIALAIKKFKPLPHRLEFIGKFKDIKFYNDSLSTIPETTILAMEALGENIQTIILGGFERNQDFKKLVKKILNSKIKTVISFPTTGERIWNNILQQKKGRLAPKYFLVNNMRETVKLAYQYTSGGKICLLSCASPSFGIFRDYKERGNLFKKYVKKYAKKP, from the coding sequence ATGATTTTGAATGAATTAAAAAACAAAAGAGTATTGATTTTAGGCTTTGGAAGAGAGGGGATAGATAATTTTAGATTTTTGAGGAAATTGTTTCCAAAGAAAGTTTTTGGGGTAGGGGACAGGTTAAAATTAAGCGAATTAAGTAATCGAGCAAAGAAAGTGATTAAGCCGGATAAAAAGGTTAAACTTCATTTAGGCAAAAATTATCTAAAATCTCTTAAGAATTATGATCTTATAATTAAATCACCGGGAATTCCACCAAAAGAAATATTGTCCTTTTTAAAAAAGGGACAAAAAATTACCTCTCAGACTGAAATTTTCTTTGAAAATTGCCCAGGAAAAATCATAGGAATTACCGGAACAAAGGGGAAAAGCACAACTGCCTCTTTGATTTATCAAATATTAAAAAAAGGGGTCGCCTCAAAGAAGCGAACCTCGCCCCTCGGGCGGGGGCTAAAAGTTCATTTAGTTGGAAACATTGGAAAGCCGGTCTTGCAACTCTTATTTTCAGCTACCAAAAAGGATGTTTATGTTTACGAATTATCCAGCCATCAATTGTTAAATCTTAAAAAAAGCCCAGGTTTTGCCGTATTTTTAAATTTATATCCTGAGCATTTAGATTATTACAAGGATTTTAAAGAATATATTTCAGCTAAAGCCAATGTAACTCGCTATCAGACAAAAAAAGATTATTTAATTTTTAATTCGCGAGACAAAATTGTCAGAGAAATTGCTAAAAAGTCAAAGGCTAAAAAAGTTCCAATCAATACGAAAAGTATTGAAAAAATTATTAAAATCAAAGATATTCCTTTGAAAGGCAAATTCAATCTCCAAAATGTGGCAGCAACAATTGAAATCGGAAAGATTTTTGGAATTTCATCAAGAGATATTGCTTTGGCAATTAAGAAATTCAAACCCCTGCCTCACAGATTAGAATTTATTGGCAAATTTAAAGATATAAAATTTTATAACGATTCTCTGTCAACAATTCCTGAGACTACAATTTTGGCAATGGAGGCTTTGGGGGAAAATATTCAAACAATTATCCTTGGAGGGTTTGAGAGAAATCAGGATTTTAAGAAGTTAGTAAAGAAAATTCTAAATAGTAAAATCAAAACTGTAATATCTTTTCCAACTACCGGAGAGAGAATATGGAATAACATCCTTCAACAGAAAAAAGGTAGACTAGCACCTAAATATTTCTTAGTCAACAATATGAGAGAAACAGTAAAATTAGCCTATCAATACACGAGCGGGGGAAAAATCTGCCTTTTATCTTGTGCCTCCCCGAGTTTTGGTATTTTTCGAGATTATAAAGAAAGAGGTAATTTATTCAAGAAATATGTAAAGAAATATGCCAAGAAACCCTAG
- a CDS encoding glutamate--tRNA ligase, translating into METSDFKFIKPGEIRTRIAPAPTGFLHIGTARTALFNYLFAKKNQGVFILRIEDTDIERCKTEYEKDIMESLKWLGIEWDEGPTENKKYIRDYGPYRQSERSEIYRKYLEKLLDEGMAYRCFCSKEELEAQRQYQMSIGEPPRYSGKCSQLSSEEIKKYLAERKKSVIRFKMPSKKVVFEDMIRGRVEFDSGLIGNIVIAKDLFTPLYNFACVIDDFEMKVSHVIRGEDHLPNTPKQILIQKALGFPQPKYAHLPLILGPDRTKLSKRHGAVAIAEFKKAGYLPEALINFMAFLGWNPGGKREIYSPASLIKEFSMERVQKGGAVFNTKRLDFLNGFYIRQRSIEKLTELCLPYLIEARLIEELEQSPGDRKILGFFKTKGKKFKIKETGEIIDLDYLKKIVSIYQERLKKLSEISELTDFFFKEKLGYDKNLLKWTLPFRHPLTEQTPEMINKEVRVCLDRLRKILSKIRGGNWNKENLERFLMPEAVKIGDKGKILWPFRVALTGKEASAGPFEIAEILGREKVLKRIKEARELVK; encoded by the coding sequence ATGGAAACCTCTGATTTTAAATTTATTAAACCGGGAGAAATTCGAACAAGAATAGCTCCTGCCCCTACTGGTTTTCTACATATTGGTACAGCCAGAACTGCTCTTTTTAATTATCTCTTTGCTAAAAAAAACCAGGGCGTTTTTATTTTAAGAATTGAGGACACTGACATTGAAAGATGCAAAACCGAATATGAAAAAGATATTATGGAGAGTTTAAAATGGCTAGGAATTGAGTGGGATGAAGGACCAACAGAAAATAAAAAATATATTAGGGATTATGGACCCTATAGACAAAGTGAAAGATCAGAGATTTACAGAAAATACCTGGAAAAATTATTAGATGAGGGTATGGCTTATCGTTGTTTTTGTTCAAAAGAGGAGTTAGAAGCCCAGAGGCAGTATCAAATGTCAATTGGTGAACCTCCGCGCTATTCTGGAAAATGCTCCCAGCTTTCTTCAGAGGAAATAAAAAAATATTTAGCTGAGAGGAAAAAATCGGTCATTAGATTCAAGATGCCCTCAAAAAAGGTAGTTTTTGAAGATATGATCAGGGGACGTGTAGAATTTGATTCTGGCCTAATTGGAAATATTGTCATTGCCAAAGACCTTTTTACTCCTCTTTATAATTTTGCCTGTGTCATTGATGATTTTGAAATGAAGGTATCTCATGTAATAAGAGGGGAAGACCATCTTCCTAACACTCCCAAGCAAATTCTAATCCAAAAGGCCTTGGGCTTCCCTCAGCCCAAGTATGCTCATTTACCTTTGATTTTAGGCCCAGACAGGACTAAATTAAGTAAAAGACATGGTGCAGTTGCTATCGCAGAATTTAAAAAAGCCGGCTATTTACCCGAGGCTTTAATTAATTTTATGGCCTTTTTGGGGTGGAATCCCGGAGGGAAAAGAGAAATTTATTCCCCGGCTTCTCTAATAAAAGAGTTTTCAATGGAAAGGGTCCAAAAAGGAGGGGCAGTTTTTAATACTAAGAGGTTAGATTTTTTAAATGGATTCTATATTCGCCAAAGATCGATTGAGAAACTAACTGAGCTTTGTCTACCTTATCTAATTGAAGCAAGATTGATTGAGGAGTTAGAACAAAGTCCTGGCGATAGAAAAATATTAGGGTTTTTTAAAACTAAGGGAAAAAAGTTTAAAATTAAAGAAACAGGAGAGATTATAGATTTAGATTATTTAAAAAAAATTGTTTCAATATATCAAGAAAGATTAAAAAAATTATCTGAAATTTCAGAATTAACTGATTTTTTCTTTAAAGAAAAATTGGGATATGATAAGAATCTTTTGAAATGGACGCTACCCTTCCGTCATCCTCTGACAGAGCAAACTCCTGAGATGATAAATAAAGAAGTCAGAGTTTGTCTTGATAGATTAAGAAAGATATTGTCTAAAATAAGAGGGGGGAATTGGAATAAAGAAAATTTAGAAAGGTTTTTAATGCCAGAAGCCGTGAAAATAGGGGATAAGGGAAAGATTTTATGGCCTTTTAGGGTTGCCTTGACTGGCAAAGAAGCTTCGGCCGGACCTTTTGAAATTGCTGAGATTTTGGGGAGGGAGAAAGTCTTAAAAAGAATAAAAGAGGCCAGAGAATTAGTAAAATAA
- a CDS encoding D-alanyl-D-alanine carboxypeptidase, whose protein sequence is MRKNLKYFLIAFLISLPFFWEINLLEKSLEDFFFWHEISKNPQILTAKINLSEIKRNSKSFEIKEGEVEEFQAQAESVISTWIGPDNQKEILFKKEIEKRLPIASLTKLMTANVVLEYYDLSQAVKISKETVFQEEEFGKLKVGEILTVKDLLYLLLIESSNDAAYALSEVIGQPAFVELMNLEAENLLLKNTHFSDSIGLDPNNYSTATDLVKFTQFLLQKPLIWEILALPEFNLYSPENIFHHKLLNTNEFLREWGNDLEIVGGKTGYTPEAKDCFLLVLKVPEKEEFLINVILGSENRFEEMKKLVDWIITNYKL, encoded by the coding sequence ATGAGGAAAAATCTAAAATATTTTTTAATTGCTTTTTTGATTAGTCTTCCTTTTTTTTGGGAAATAAATCTTTTAGAAAAAAGCTTAGAAGATTTTTTCTTTTGGCATGAAATTTCAAAAAATCCCCAAATATTAACTGCAAAAATAAATCTATCTGAAATCAAAAGAAATTCAAAATCTTTTGAAATTAAAGAGGGGGAAGTTGAGGAATTCCAGGCCCAGGCAGAATCAGTAATTTCTACCTGGATTGGGCCAGATAATCAAAAAGAAATTCTTTTTAAAAAAGAAATTGAAAAAAGATTACCAATTGCCAGCCTAACCAAATTAATGACTGCCAATGTTGTTTTAGAATACTATGATCTTTCCCAGGCTGTTAAAATCTCCAAAGAGACAGTTTTCCAAGAAGAGGAATTTGGAAAATTGAAAGTGGGAGAAATTCTTACGGTAAAAGATCTTCTTTATCTTTTACTAATAGAATCGAGTAATGATGCGGCTTATGCCTTATCTGAGGTAATTGGCCAACCTGCCTTTGTTGAATTAATGAATTTGGAGGCAGAAAATTTACTTTTAAAAAATACTCATTTTTCAGATTCCATTGGCCTCGATCCCAACAACTATTCAACCGCTACAGATTTAGTGAAATTTACTCAGTTTTTACTCCAAAAACCTTTAATCTGGGAAATTCTGGCTCTCCCTGAATTCAATCTTTACTCTCCAGAGAACATTTTCCACCATAAACTTTTAAATACTAACGAATTTTTAAGAGAGTGGGGAAATGACCTGGAAATAGTTGGGGGCAAAACTGGCTATACCCCTGAAGCCAAAGATTGCTTCCTGTTAGTTTTAAAAGTTCCAGAAAAAGAAGAGTTCTTAATAAATGTGATTTTGGGGTCAGAAAATAGATTTGAAGAAATGAAAAAACTGGTTGATTGGATAATCACAAACTACAAACTATAA
- the aspS gene encoding aspartate--tRNA(Asn) ligase — protein sequence MRRIFNIETVKYIGKEVKICGWVQKRRDHGGIVFLDLRDKSGILQVVCSPKLVKDVKDEYVLAVEGKVKKRPIKMINPKLETGKIEVSASKIEILAEAAPTPFDLKDQELTVSLPTLLDYRPLTLRHPKIKAIFKIREEIIESFRKNMKALGFFEFQAPTIVPVATEGGAEVFHIDYFNYDAYLAQSPQLYKQILVGVLERVFTVTGVYRAEPSITTRHLCEYTSLDIEMGFIDSWEELMDACQVLIYNIFSDLKKNCKKEFEIFGQNIPKLNPKIPRLKLREAQKIIFKRTKRDNRKEPDLEPEDEREICRWAKEKKNSELVFITHFPVEKRPFYTYPDPKNPKYTLSFDLLYRGLEIVTGGQRIHQYKKLLKNIRKFGLKIKDFKYYLQAFKYGMPPEGGFALGVERITKQVLGLRNVREASFFPRDMGRIDQKLSTLQPRRKKKKKK from the coding sequence ATGCGAAGAATTTTCAACATAGAGACGGTAAAGTATATTGGGAAGGAAGTGAAAATTTGTGGATGGGTCCAGAAGAGAAGAGACCATGGAGGCATAGTTTTTTTAGATTTAAGAGATAAATCAGGAATTTTGCAGGTAGTTTGCTCTCCAAAGTTGGTTAAAGATGTAAAAGATGAATATGTCTTAGCAGTAGAGGGAAAAGTAAAAAAAAGACCAATTAAGATGATAAATCCTAAATTGGAAACTGGGAAAATAGAAGTTTCGGCCTCAAAAATTGAAATTTTAGCTGAGGCAGCCCCCACTCCTTTTGACTTAAAAGATCAAGAATTAACTGTAAGCTTACCAACCCTTTTGGATTATCGACCCCTAACCTTGCGTCATCCAAAAATTAAAGCCATTTTCAAGATTCGAGAAGAAATTATTGAAAGTTTTAGAAAAAATATGAAAGCTCTGGGCTTTTTTGAATTTCAGGCCCCAACTATTGTTCCGGTTGCTACTGAAGGAGGGGCTGAGGTTTTTCATATCGATTACTTTAATTATGATGCCTATCTTGCTCAAAGCCCTCAGCTTTATAAACAGATTTTAGTTGGGGTTTTAGAGCGAGTTTTTACTGTTACCGGAGTCTACCGGGCTGAGCCCAGTATTACTACCCGCCATCTTTGTGAATACACCAGTTTAGATATAGAAATGGGCTTTATTGATTCCTGGGAAGAGTTAATGGATGCCTGCCAGGTTTTAATTTACAATATTTTTTCCGACCTTAAGAAAAACTGCAAAAAAGAGTTTGAGATTTTTGGTCAAAACATTCCCAAATTAAATCCAAAAATCCCTCGCCTAAAATTGCGAGAGGCTCAAAAAATTATTTTTAAAAGAACCAAAAGAGATAACCGAAAAGAACCAGATTTAGAACCAGAAGACGAAAGGGAAATTTGCCGCTGGGCAAAAGAAAAAAAGAACTCTGAATTAGTTTTTATTACCCATTTCCCAGTTGAAAAACGACCATTTTATACCTATCCTGACCCTAAAAATCCAAAATATACTTTAAGTTTCGACCTCCTTTATAGAGGATTAGAAATAGTTACCGGTGGCCAGAGAATTCACCAATATAAAAAACTCTTAAAAAATATAAGAAAATTTGGCTTAAAAATAAAAGATTTTAAATATTATTTGCAGGCCTTCAAATATGGAATGCCACCTGAAGGAGGTTTTGCCCTAGGGGTTGAAAGAATAACAAAACAAGTTTTAGGATTAAGAAATGTCCGGGAAGCCAGTTTCTTCCCTCGGGACATGGGAAGAATTGACCAAAAACTCTCTACCTTACAACCAAGGAGGAAAAAGAAAAAAAAGAAATGA
- a CDS encoding DUF1385 domain-containing protein has translation MIRDKRERKVRSKHYRKGKIILLGIQVGIIIIIGGSLLDLAIIRIISGLWFLTFLTLTAFVFLLFSNWLIYSLLAPMPYIGRSFKEWHATEHKLIYLLENGERLTLENLRAAPSRNRRCASRNMWLKEPSDDKLEEAFRVGREYLNLFT, from the coding sequence ATGATTCGCGATAAACGGGAAAGGAAAGTAAGAAGTAAACATTATAGGAAAGGGAAGATAATACTCCTCGGAATACAAGTGGGTATCATTATTATCATCGGGGGTTCCTTGCTTGATTTAGCGATTATCAGAATTATAAGTGGATTATGGTTTTTAACATTTTTAACACTAACTGCTTTTGTTTTTTTACTATTTTCAAACTGGTTAATTTATAGTTTGCTGGCCCCTATGCCTTATATTGGCAGGAGTTTCAAAGAATGGCACGCGACAGAGCATAAACTCATATACCTGCTAGAAAATGGTGAAAGATTGACATTAGAAAATCTAAGAGCAGCACCATCGCGTAATCGTAGATGCGCAAGCAGAAACATGTGGCTAAAGGAACCTTCGGACGATAAACTAGAAGAAGCCTTTAGGGTAGGCCGTGAATATCTCAATCTGTTTACTTGA